In Hwangdonia lutea, a single window of DNA contains:
- a CDS encoding patatin-like phospholipase family protein: MTKNIKSKNYLSFLGLFFCMAFLQLLFAQEKKPKVALVLSGGGAKGVAHIRTLQVLDSLHIVPDLIVGNSMGSIVGGLYAMGYSGDSIANLTKKANWEKLLGGGVVLNKVGAEEKSEYNKYLIELDFKEGKISPGAYLLNDQNLREFIAILAVPSYGIEQFDDLPIPFRAVTTDIINGKEVVLDRGSLPLAIRASMSIPGVFSPVRYKNTLLVDGGLLNNFPTDVAKNLGADFIIGSDVGDQIQTIESLNSISSLLFQGSMMNSNTKRPANRKLCNILIDHAPYLTYSTADFFKASEIYEEGKIATDENIEALVALSKRLKKFKQRKHELPVVKNEFVFDTIVYQNISKSNLALVKARTGLRAHIEYTTNEIENGLGRAMGTTIFKDIEFAPLRRDGKLGLVLKGVEKSKHQIKGSLHFDGYRGAGLIANYTGRNILGDASRALITLDIAEQPKVRLQYQKNFGGDRDWWWRTEMFGQLLEQKLFIEGKNVDRVKFHYFEFDNQVNRNISALKSFVGLGVKYDYSKLKPTIDPNLNNNILSLKQYNFSTYEVYAHFKFSNLNDVLYPSSGVEIKSSLSRSLHNNLQVSYIDPNIPDIDVAAKNYTKLSLGFMGRIPFSEKTTGILGLKSGFIFKDNVQENDYLFSTFGYGAKYFLGGNIIDPRNDNYTFPGLSESELAVSQFIKVDVGLQIKTIRNLYLTPHIDVASVGYGNFNDYFGEVLSANGKWEHYNAPSYLASFGTTVSYKSLLGPVNFDVSWVNSTENVRFFIGIGLPINPSN, translated from the coding sequence ATGACAAAAAACATAAAATCTAAAAATTATCTAAGTTTTTTAGGGCTATTTTTTTGTATGGCATTTTTACAGTTACTTTTTGCACAAGAAAAAAAACCAAAAGTAGCATTGGTTTTAAGTGGTGGTGGCGCAAAAGGTGTGGCGCACATTCGTACCTTACAAGTGTTGGATTCCTTGCACATAGTGCCAGACCTAATAGTAGGTAATAGCATGGGTAGTATTGTAGGTGGGCTTTATGCGATGGGGTATTCTGGCGACAGCATTGCAAACCTAACAAAAAAAGCCAATTGGGAAAAACTTTTGGGTGGCGGTGTAGTGCTAAATAAAGTGGGCGCCGAAGAAAAGAGCGAGTACAATAAATACTTAATCGAATTGGATTTTAAAGAGGGAAAAATTAGTCCAGGAGCCTATTTACTTAACGATCAAAACCTGAGAGAGTTTATTGCTATACTTGCCGTACCAAGTTATGGTATTGAACAGTTTGATGATTTGCCCATTCCATTTAGAGCTGTTACAACCGATATAATTAATGGCAAAGAGGTTGTCTTAGATCGCGGCTCACTGCCTCTGGCTATACGTGCTAGCATGTCTATTCCCGGTGTCTTTTCGCCTGTTCGTTATAAAAATACACTTTTGGTAGATGGCGGATTACTGAATAATTTTCCGACTGATGTTGCTAAAAATTTGGGAGCGGACTTTATTATTGGTAGCGATGTTGGTGATCAAATTCAAACCATTGAAAGTTTAAATAGTATTAGCTCTTTACTGTTTCAAGGGAGTATGATGAATAGCAATACAAAACGTCCGGCAAATCGTAAACTTTGTAATATACTTATTGATCATGCGCCTTATTTAACATATTCTACAGCAGACTTTTTTAAGGCAAGCGAGATTTATGAAGAAGGTAAAATAGCTACAGATGAAAATATAGAGGCTTTGGTCGCATTATCAAAAAGGCTGAAAAAGTTTAAACAAAGAAAACATGAACTTCCGGTTGTAAAGAACGAATTCGTATTTGATACTATTGTATATCAAAATATCAGTAAATCAAATCTAGCGCTGGTTAAAGCCAGAACAGGTTTGCGAGCCCATATAGAATACACGACAAATGAAATTGAAAATGGTTTGGGAAGAGCCATGGGAACCACAATTTTTAAGGATATTGAATTTGCACCATTAAGACGGGATGGTAAACTTGGTCTGGTTTTAAAAGGGGTTGAAAAATCTAAGCATCAAATTAAAGGGTCGTTACACTTTGATGGGTATCGCGGCGCGGGACTTATTGCTAATTATACCGGCAGAAATATTCTTGGTGATGCATCGCGCGCCCTTATTACTTTGGATATAGCAGAACAACCAAAGGTGAGATTGCAATACCAGAAGAACTTTGGCGGCGATAGGGACTGGTGGTGGCGTACGGAAATGTTTGGTCAATTGCTGGAGCAAAAGCTGTTTATTGAAGGTAAAAATGTAGATCGGGTAAAATTTCATTATTTTGAATTCGACAATCAAGTGAACAGAAACATTAGCGCGTTAAAAAGTTTTGTTGGCTTAGGTGTAAAATATGATTATAGCAAATTAAAGCCTACAATCGACCCCAATTTGAACAACAATATTCTAAGTTTAAAACAATATAATTTTTCGACATACGAGGTATATGCCCATTTTAAATTCAGCAATTTAAATGATGTACTTTATCCTTCGAGTGGCGTAGAAATTAAAAGTAGCCTTTCGAGGTCATTACATAATAATCTTCAAGTTAGCTATATAGATCCTAATATTCCGGATATTGACGTGGCAGCAAAAAACTACACTAAATTAAGTTTAGGTTTTATGGGAAGAATTCCTTTTTCAGAAAAAACGACCGGAATTTTAGGTCTAAAATCTGGTTTTATTTTTAAAGATAATGTCCAAGAAAACGATTATCTCTTTTCTACTTTTGGGTATGGCGCCAAATATTTTTTGGGAGGTAATATAATAGATCCGAGAAATGATAATTATACTTTTCCTGGTTTATCTGAAAGTGAATTAGCAGTGAGTCAATTTATAAAAGTTGATGTTGGACTTCAAATAAAAACAATTCGAAACTTGTATTTAACACCGCACATAGACGTTGCTTCTGTAGGTTATGGTAACTTTAACGATTACTTTGGTGAGGTTTTGTCTGCAAATGGTAAATGGGAACATTATAATGCCCCCAGTTACCTTGCTTCTTTTGGTACTACGGTTTCATATAAGTCGCTGCTCGGTCCCGTAAATTTCGATGTCTCGTGGGTGAATAGCACTGAAAATGTTCGATTTTTTATAGGTATTGGTCTTCCTATTAATCCTTCAAACTAA
- a CDS encoding dipeptidase has product MTNVKSYIKEHKQRFLNELIELLKIPSISADSAYKNDVLKTADDIKISLEKAGCDHVEICQTKGYPIVYGEKIIDKNLPTVLVYGHYDVQPPDPLDLWHSPPFEPVIKKTEIHPEGAIFARGACDDKGQMYMHVKAMEFMTRTNQLPCNVKFMIEGEEEVGSPNLAIFVKENQEKLKNDVILISDTGMIAPDVPSITTGLRGLSYVEVEVTGPNRDLHSGLYGGAVANPINVLSKMIASLHDENNHITIPGFYDKVEELSKEERAKMAKAPFNLEDYKKALDINAVYGEAGYTTNERNSIRPTLDVNGIWGGYIGEGAKTVIASKAYAKISMRLVPHQDWEEITQLFKTHFESIAPAGVTVKVKPHHGGQGYVTPIDSIGYQAASKAYHDTFGKTPIPQRSGGSIPIVSLFEQELKSKTILMGFGLDSDAIHSPNEHFGIFNYLKGIETIPLFYKYFTELSK; this is encoded by the coding sequence ATGACCAACGTAAAATCATACATTAAAGAACATAAACAACGCTTTTTAAACGAACTTATCGAGCTGTTAAAAATTCCATCGATTAGTGCCGATTCAGCCTATAAAAACGATGTACTTAAAACGGCAGACGACATTAAAATCAGCCTTGAAAAAGCGGGGTGCGACCATGTAGAAATATGCCAAACCAAAGGCTACCCAATTGTTTACGGCGAAAAAATAATTGACAAAAATTTACCAACCGTTTTGGTTTACGGCCATTACGATGTACAACCACCAGACCCTTTAGATTTATGGCACTCACCGCCATTTGAGCCGGTTATCAAAAAAACGGAAATCCATCCGGAAGGCGCTATTTTTGCACGTGGTGCTTGCGACGATAAAGGCCAAATGTATATGCACGTTAAGGCCATGGAGTTTATGACGCGTACCAACCAACTGCCCTGCAACGTAAAATTTATGATTGAAGGCGAAGAAGAAGTGGGCAGCCCAAACCTTGCCATATTTGTAAAGGAAAATCAAGAGAAACTTAAAAACGACGTTATTCTTATTTCCGATACGGGAATGATAGCTCCCGATGTGCCTTCCATTACCACAGGACTTCGCGGATTAAGCTACGTGGAAGTTGAAGTTACAGGTCCAAACCGCGACTTACACTCGGGTTTATATGGCGGTGCCGTGGCAAATCCTATTAACGTGCTGTCTAAAATGATTGCATCGCTTCACGACGAAAACAACCACATTACCATTCCAGGATTTTACGATAAAGTTGAAGAACTCTCAAAAGAAGAGCGGGCAAAAATGGCAAAAGCACCCTTTAATTTAGAAGATTACAAAAAAGCATTGGATATTAACGCGGTTTACGGCGAAGCGGGTTACACCACCAACGAGCGTAACTCCATTCGTCCAACCTTAGATGTTAACGGCATTTGGGGCGGTTACATTGGCGAAGGTGCCAAAACCGTAATTGCCAGTAAAGCCTATGCCAAAATATCAATGCGGCTCGTGCCGCACCAAGATTGGGAAGAAATTACCCAACTGTTTAAAACCCATTTTGAAAGTATTGCACCCGCAGGCGTTACCGTAAAAGTAAAGCCGCACCACGGCGGACAAGGGTACGTCACCCCAATCGACAGCATCGGTTATCAGGCGGCAAGCAAAGCGTACCACGACACCTTTGGCAAAACCCCGATTCCGCAACGCAGCGGAGGCAGCATCCCCATCGTATCGCTTTTCGAGCAAGAATTAAAAAGCAAAACCATTTTAATGGGCTTTGGTTTAGACAGCGACGCCATCCACTCACCAAACGAGCATTTCGGAATTTTCAACTACTTAAAAGGCATCGAAACCATCCCATTATTTTACAAATATTTTACCGAACTATCTAAATAA